A stretch of DNA from Pseudomonadota bacterium:
CGCCCGCACCATCGATTTGATGGTGCTCAACTGCGCGCAACTCAGCGCCCCGACAAGTGATACGGACTTAGTCAATCGGTGTGCTGCACATGAAACGCCTCACATCGTATTGTTAAGTTCAAGCAATCTGGCATTAATGGGTCGACTCAATGCGTTGTCACATTGTGAAGCCCTGCCTTTGCATTCACCCGCGCCCGCGGTGGTGGATGCCCTCGCCAGATTGATGTCAACCGATAGCGACACGACGCAAAGTGATGCGACACCCGCGATGATCGCAGGTGACGGTGCGAAATTGGCTGATGTGAGGATACTGCTCGCCGACGACGACAATTTTGGCCGCGCCTATATGCAGGATCTACTGAACTCGCACGGCGCGAAGGTGACGCCGGTCGTCAACGGAGCCGAAGCGGCAACAGCGGCCAGTCAGCAAGACTACGATCTGATTGTGCTCGATATACGCATGCCAATTTGCGACGGCATTGAAGCCACGCGTCGCATTCGCGCCGCCGGTCGGACACACGTGCCGATCATTGGCATGACGGCGTCGGTGGTACCCGAGCAACATCGTCAGTGTATGCAGGCGGGCATGACCGACTATTGGGTAAAACCACTTAAGATCGCGCAATTGGTGGGTGGCCTCGAACATTGGCTGGGCAAATCGCCGGATAGGGTCGACCAGGAGTCCCCCGAGAAAGTGTCCATTGACGCATCACTGGCGGCGCTAGACGACGAAATGCGCGACATGCTCGTCACCGAGTTAGGCCTCTATCATGCGCGATTAAAAGACGTAAGCGGACCGGATGTCGATTTTGCCTCCACCCATGAGCTGGCGCATAAGTTATCGGGCACCGCATCGATATGTCGCTTGCACACACTTCGCGACGCGGCGCTGCAACTGCAAACCACCGCCAGTAATCGCGATCTCGCTCACCTTCCCACCGCACTTGACGACGTTACCCAGGCACTCGACGCTGTGCGTGATCGGATGGCCGAGGCAACGTCAGGCGAGCCGTCCCACTTCGCCTAACGGCACAACACAATCAGCGCGCCGACGATTCCCCCGATCCGTTACTGGCGCAACAGCACGGCGTTCGCAATAATGAAGCCACCTTCATCACTGAGTGTCAAATACCCCTCGCCAATTCCTAGCGCTTGGCATTTGGCCCGCCCACGCGACGAGTACACAATCTCTGGACGGCCTAGCGCGTTGTGCGCAACGCCCACATCCCGCACCCACATGCCGTTCGCAAAACCGGTACCCATCGCCTTTACAATGGCCTCTTTGGCGGCAAATCGCATACCCAGAAAGCGCACGGGATGTTTATTCTTGCGAAAGTCCTCAAATTCGGATGGCATCAATACCCGTTTCGCAAAACGCTCACCAAAGCGCTCGTAGGTCTGTGCCACGCGTTCGGTACGCAGAATGTCGGTACCAATTCCATAAATCACGAATCTGTCTCCTGCTTGGTTGGACTTAAATCAGAGTCTTCCGACCAGCGGCGGCGACGAGACTGCATAGACACAAGCACTTGGCGCACACGCGAGTCGGCCTCGCCAAGATGCGCGTCCAACGCTCTTCGCAACAGGCGTTTTGCATCGTTAAGCTGTGGCACAGTCTGCAAAGCTCCCTCAGCGAGCGCAAGCAGGCTCGCTCCGCGAATCGCGTCGCTACCGCCCCCTTCCCAGGCGCCTTCCGTCACGTCATAGATGTAGTTGGTATCTGGCTCAATTGGCGCGCCGCTTCGCGTCTCAGTCAGCTGCAGGCCGTATCCGAGATGGTCCAATAAATCTCGCTCGAACAGGCGTAACGCCACGGCGTCATTCGCGTGATTGAGCTCCACAAGCAGGCGCTCGTAGCGGGCAAAGACATCTCCTTGACTATCGCCCGGGCGCAGCGCGCGCATAATTAATTCGTTCACGTAATACGCCGACAAAATCGATCGAGGAAGCGGAGTGGTCATGGTGGTGTCTGCCTCAATCGCCGTGAGCGTACCGAGACTGCCGCGTGACACCCAGGAAATGACGCTGCGCTGGAAGGGTCTGAGTTGCCCTTTCAATCGGGACTTAGGGCGACGGGCTCCACGCCCCACGAGCGACACGCGCCCATAATCGCGGGTGAAAAACTCCGCAATGACACTCGAATCTCGAAACGGCCGAGCGTGAAGCAAATAGGCGGCTGCCAACGACACCGACTGCCGCTCATTCATCGACTTGCCCCACCACAATGGTCAATCGCGCCTGAAACACACCGAGCCGGACGCCGCGCCGACTGCGTTGACCTGTCAGGGCGCTTCATAACCCAGAGACTGTAACAAGCGCGCATCGTCTGACCAATTCTTGCGTGTCTTCGCCCACAACTGCAGGTGAACACGACCGCCGGTGAGCTTCACCACTTCTTTTCGCGCCGACGTGCCAATCTTTTTAAGTCTCGCCCCATTCTTGCCAATGAGAATCGGCTTTTGACTCTCCCGATCCAGCCAGATTGTGGCGGCAATGGCGGTTTGCGTTTCGTCCGCCTCCCACCGCTCAATCTCGACGGCGAGTCCGTATGGCAACTCTTGCTGCAGCTCCATCATGAGCTTCTCGCGAATGATCTCGGCAACACGAAAACGATCATCTTTGTCCGTGCTGGCATTTTCCGGGTAAAGCCAAGGGCTCTCGGGCAGATGCTCAGCAAG
This window harbors:
- the recO gene encoding DNA repair protein RecO, with protein sequence MNERQSVSLAAAYLLHARPFRDSSVIAEFFTRDYGRVSLVGRGARRPKSRLKGQLRPFQRSVISWVSRGSLGTLTAIEADTTMTTPLPRSILSAYYVNELIMRALRPGDSQGDVFARYERLLVELNHANDAVALRLFERDLLDHLGYGLQLTETRSGAPIEPDTNYIYDVTEGAWEGGGSDAIRGASLLALAEGALQTVPQLNDAKRLLRRALDAHLGEADSRVRQVLVSMQSRRRRWSEDSDLSPTKQETDS
- the acpS gene encoding holo-ACP synthase, whose product is MIYGIGTDILRTERVAQTYERFGERFAKRVLMPSEFEDFRKNKHPVRFLGMRFAAKEAIVKAMGTGFANGMWVRDVGVAHNALGRPEIVYSSRGRAKCQALGIGEGYLTLSDEGGFIIANAVLLRQ